A section of the Flavobacterium ardleyense genome encodes:
- a CDS encoding DnaJ domain-containing protein, whose translation MLIQKYYTILGISTSASVAEIKKAYRSKAKMMHPDVNKSADAHEQFVLLNEAYEYLINVDSSGSTSTQSGSTNYQWTEEDWQQQQRANAKERAREYARMRYEEFLKSDQYKDQMVVDTVVIHLSVVFSLLLLTVFPIVLYSLVGVESIIGYVFVNLIMFPLHLQAYRSLTLLDQNKFLHSMGKLFLFRRFQIVVLIILNFMMFFQVVIHTLVTISFVFSAYAIAVLLFQIIARNRKDKNFLSFGVGTTFVSFLFLVNFVFSSNPTTENFKIISNGYTDNTSIIALENHQLAEYPGVRLFFDYYEVRYANEVQYTFEYGLLGLMVMKDYEML comes from the coding sequence ATTCTCATCCAGAAGTATTACACTATATTAGGAATATCGACTTCGGCATCTGTTGCTGAGATTAAAAAAGCCTATCGGAGCAAGGCCAAGATGATGCATCCTGATGTGAATAAAAGTGCCGATGCGCACGAGCAATTCGTATTGCTCAATGAAGCATATGAGTACCTCATCAATGTAGATTCGTCTGGGAGTACTTCTACGCAGAGCGGCTCGACAAACTATCAGTGGACGGAAGAAGATTGGCAGCAGCAACAGCGCGCGAATGCCAAAGAACGCGCTCGGGAATATGCACGAATGCGCTATGAGGAATTTTTGAAGAGCGATCAATACAAAGATCAAATGGTCGTAGACACTGTGGTGATTCATCTAAGTGTTGTATTTTCGTTACTACTTTTAACTGTTTTCCCAATTGTTTTATATTCGCTCGTAGGAGTAGAATCTATAATAGGATATGTATTTGTCAATTTGATTATGTTTCCTTTGCATCTGCAAGCTTACAGAAGTCTAACACTTTTAGATCAGAATAAATTCCTACATTCAATGGGGAAACTTTTCTTATTTCGAAGGTTTCAGATCGTGGTTTTGATTATTCTAAATTTTATGATGTTTTTTCAAGTGGTGATACACACGCTTGTAACTATATCTTTTGTCTTTTCGGCTTATGCCATTGCTGTTTTACTGTTTCAGATTATTGCTCGAAATAGAAAGGATAAGAATTTTTTAAGCTTTGGAGTTGGTACGACATTTGTGAGTTTCCTCTTTCTTGTCAATTTCGTTTTTTCATCTAATCCAACTACAGAAAATTTTAAAATAATTTCGAATGGCTATACCGATAATACTTCGATAATAGCTTTAGAAAACCATCAACTTGCTGAATATCCCGGCGTGCGATTATTCTTTGATTATTATGAAGTAAGATATGCCAACGAAGTTCAATACACTTTTGAATATGGTTTGTTGGGCTTAATGGTGATGAAGGACTACGAGATGCTGTAA